The proteins below are encoded in one region of Oharaeibacter diazotrophicus:
- a CDS encoding pyridoxal phosphate-dependent decarboxylase family protein, whose protein sequence is MDEKDLSHFAERAARWGADYRAGLGERPVRPPLEPGAVARQVAPVPPETGEAMETILADFERVIVPGMTHWQHPRFFAYFPANAAPASVVAEILVAAMGAQCMLWQTSPAATELEVVVTDWLRQALGLPDGFSGVLQDSASTATLAAVLTMRERALGFTGNRTGLADRPALRVYASREVHSSVDKAVWIAGIGEDNLVKLPSGGPSRAVDAAALEAAIVADRDAGRLPAGIVSCVGGTSVGGTDDVAAVADVAARHGLYLHVDAAWAGSAMICPEFRTFWTGVERADSVVVNPHKWLGAQFECSAHFLRDPESLVRTLAIRPEYLKTRGRDGVVNFSEWSVPLGRRFRALKLWFLIRAHGLEGLRSIIRDHVRWAAALADGIATDPAFELVTPPMLSLFSFRYRAPANVDPDRFTLDLVEAVNRDGRVYLTQTAVDGRAAIRFQAGAFGTTEADVLSVHAVVGEVAARLAAEIAAGGR, encoded by the coding sequence ATGGACGAGAAGGACCTGTCCCATTTCGCGGAGCGCGCGGCACGCTGGGGCGCCGACTACCGGGCCGGCCTCGGCGAGCGTCCGGTGCGGCCGCCGCTGGAGCCGGGCGCCGTCGCCCGCCAAGTGGCACCGGTGCCACCGGAGACCGGCGAGGCGATGGAGACCATCCTCGCCGACTTCGAGCGCGTGATCGTGCCGGGCATGACCCATTGGCAGCACCCGCGCTTCTTCGCCTACTTTCCGGCCAATGCCGCGCCGGCTTCGGTCGTCGCCGAGATCCTGGTCGCCGCCATGGGCGCGCAGTGCATGCTGTGGCAGACGTCGCCGGCCGCGACCGAGCTCGAGGTCGTGGTGACCGACTGGCTGCGGCAGGCGCTCGGCCTGCCGGACGGGTTCTCCGGCGTATTGCAGGATTCCGCCTCCACCGCGACGCTCGCCGCCGTGCTGACCATGCGCGAGCGCGCCCTCGGCTTCACCGGCAACCGCACGGGCCTCGCCGACCGGCCGGCGTTACGCGTCTACGCCTCGCGCGAGGTGCACTCGTCCGTCGACAAGGCGGTGTGGATCGCCGGCATCGGCGAGGACAACCTCGTCAAGCTGCCGTCCGGCGGCCCGTCGCGCGCGGTCGACGCCGCGGCGCTGGAGGCGGCGATCGTGGCCGACCGCGACGCCGGCCGGCTGCCCGCCGGCATCGTCTCCTGCGTCGGCGGCACCAGCGTCGGCGGCACCGACGACGTCGCGGCGGTGGCCGACGTCGCGGCCCGCCACGGGCTCTATCTCCACGTCGACGCCGCCTGGGCGGGGTCGGCGATGATCTGCCCGGAGTTCCGGACGTTCTGGACCGGGGTCGAGCGCGCCGACAGCGTCGTCGTCAACCCGCACAAGTGGCTCGGCGCCCAGTTCGAGTGCTCGGCCCACTTCCTGCGCGATCCGGAGAGCCTGGTGCGCACGCTGGCGATCCGGCCGGAATATCTCAAGACCCGCGGCCGCGACGGCGTCGTCAACTTCAGCGAATGGTCCGTGCCGCTCGGCCGGCGCTTCCGCGCGCTCAAGCTGTGGTTCCTGATCCGCGCCCACGGCCTCGAGGGCCTGAGGTCGATCATCCGCGACCACGTCCGCTGGGCGGCGGCGCTGGCGGACGGGATCGCCACCGATCCCGCCTTCGAGTTGGTGACGCCGCCGATGCTGTCGCTGTTCTCGTTCCGCTACCGCGCGCCGGCGAACGTCGATCCCGACCGCTTCACCCTCGACCTCGTCGAGGCGGTCAATCGCGACGGCCGGGTCTACCTGACGCAGACCGCGGTCGACGGCCGCGCCGCGATCCGGTTCCAGGCCGGCGCCTTCGGCACCACCGAGGCCGACGTCCTTTCGGTACACGCGGTCGTCGGAGAGGTCGCCGCCCGGCTCGCGGCGGAGATCGCCGCCGGCGGGCGCTGA